The following proteins come from a genomic window of Verrucomicrobiota bacterium:
- a CDS encoding DNA topoisomerase III: MGKALVIAEKPSVALDLSRALGRFTKKDDFFENDSYVISSAIGHLVELCLPNELDKKRGKWSFQNLPIIPAEFQLKPIEKTESRFKLLKRLMKRDDVDLIINACDAGREGELIFRYLIQLAGVKKPLRRLWLQSMTAEAIRTAFDRLRSDEEMVPLAEAAVCRSESDWLVGINATRAMTAFNSKVGGFQLTPVGRVQTPTLAILAEREQRIRDFEPRTYWELLGDFEVGAGSYRGRWFDENFQKNQEEDRKPERIWDLEKANALRAKVLGKPGVVTEEKKPVSQAPPLLYDLTSLQREANSRFGFSARRTLQIAQQLYERLKVITYPRTDSRYLPEDYLSTSRDVLHSLQDPTLKPHAERVLQSHWVKPSKRIFNNAKVTDHNAIIPTGQTPRNLDEAQQKLFDLIARRFVAVFFPPAQLEVTTRITRVEGEAFKTEGRVIKDPGWMAVYGRQAAGENDPETLVEIVRGERVLTRSAEVKENQTKPPPRFTEATLLSAMESAGKLMEDEELREAMSAKGLGTPATRAAIIEGLLQDGYIAREGKDLIATSKGISLITLLRGIGIDLLSSAELTGEWEYKLKLMEQGKLGRSTFMANIKDLTREIVNRAKSFESDTVAGNYVTLEVRCPNCGAAHLKEDYRTYHCESCDYRFFKNIASRELSTEEATELVRNRKVGPLEGFRSKTGRPFSAVLVLNDENKPEFAFDGNGRAESVTVDPKVHLVIGKCQMCADGEVCDVGTGYVCSNVPSKKCTFKMSKTILQREIPPDQMRKMLVQGKSDVVKGFISKKGRPFDAALRLEKGRIAWEFAKRPARKAKKPAPAH, translated from the coding sequence ATGGGAAAAGCCCTTGTCATCGCAGAGAAACCGAGCGTCGCCCTCGACCTGAGCCGCGCGCTGGGGCGGTTTACGAAAAAAGACGATTTCTTCGAGAATGATTCGTATGTGATTTCTTCGGCCATCGGGCACCTCGTCGAACTTTGCCTGCCCAACGAACTGGACAAAAAGCGCGGCAAATGGAGTTTCCAGAACCTGCCGATCATCCCGGCTGAGTTCCAGCTGAAGCCGATCGAGAAAACCGAATCCCGTTTCAAGCTGCTGAAACGGCTGATGAAACGTGACGACGTCGACCTGATCATCAATGCGTGCGATGCCGGCCGGGAAGGCGAACTCATTTTTCGTTACCTCATCCAGCTGGCCGGGGTGAAAAAACCGTTGCGCCGCCTCTGGCTTCAGTCGATGACGGCTGAGGCGATCCGGACCGCCTTCGATCGGCTGCGTTCCGATGAGGAAATGGTTCCGCTGGCCGAGGCCGCAGTCTGCCGCTCCGAAAGCGACTGGCTGGTCGGCATCAACGCCACCCGCGCCATGACGGCATTCAACTCCAAGGTGGGCGGGTTCCAGCTGACGCCGGTTGGGCGCGTTCAGACCCCGACCCTGGCGATCCTGGCCGAACGCGAGCAGCGCATCCGCGATTTTGAACCGCGCACGTACTGGGAGTTGCTGGGTGATTTCGAGGTCGGCGCAGGCAGTTACCGGGGCCGCTGGTTCGATGAAAACTTTCAGAAAAACCAGGAAGAGGATCGTAAACCCGAGCGCATCTGGGATCTTGAGAAGGCCAACGCCCTCCGGGCCAAAGTCCTGGGCAAACCGGGCGTCGTCACCGAAGAGAAAAAGCCGGTTTCACAGGCGCCTCCCCTGCTCTACGACCTGACTTCGCTCCAGCGCGAAGCCAACTCGCGCTTCGGCTTTTCCGCGCGGCGCACCCTGCAGATCGCCCAGCAGCTGTATGAACGCCTCAAGGTGATCACCTACCCGCGGACTGACTCGCGGTACCTGCCCGAAGATTACCTGTCGACCAGCCGCGACGTTTTGCACAGCCTCCAGGATCCCACGCTCAAGCCGCACGCCGAGCGGGTCCTGCAGAGCCATTGGGTCAAGCCGAGCAAACGCATCTTCAACAACGCCAAGGTCACGGACCATAACGCCATCATCCCGACCGGCCAAACGCCGCGAAACCTGGATGAAGCGCAGCAGAAACTCTTTGACTTGATCGCACGCCGTTTTGTGGCCGTCTTTTTCCCGCCGGCCCAGCTCGAGGTGACGACCCGGATCACCCGCGTGGAAGGCGAAGCCTTCAAGACTGAGGGGCGCGTCATCAAGGATCCGGGCTGGATGGCCGTGTACGGGCGCCAGGCGGCAGGCGAAAACGATCCCGAGACGCTGGTCGAAATCGTGCGCGGAGAACGCGTCCTGACCCGCTCAGCCGAGGTCAAGGAAAACCAGACCAAACCGCCGCCCCGCTTTACGGAAGCCACGCTGCTGTCGGCCATGGAAAGCGCCGGCAAGCTCATGGAAGATGAGGAACTGCGCGAGGCCATGTCCGCCAAAGGCCTGGGCACGCCGGCCACCCGCGCGGCGATCATCGAAGGACTTCTGCAGGACGGCTATATCGCCCGCGAAGGCAAGGACCTCATCGCGACCTCCAAGGGCATCTCATTGATCACCTTGCTGCGCGGTATCGGGATTGACCTGCTCTCATCGGCCGAACTCACCGGGGAATGGGAATATAAGCTTAAGCTCATGGAGCAGGGTAAGCTGGGGCGCTCCACCTTCATGGCCAACATCAAGGATCTGACGCGCGAAATCGTAAACCGCGCCAAGAGCTTTGAGAGCGATACCGTCGCGGGCAATTACGTAACGCTGGAGGTGCGCTGCCCGAACTGCGGCGCGGCACACCTGAAAGAAGATTACCGCACCTACCACTGCGAATCGTGCGATTACCGGTTTTTCAAGAACATCGCGAGCCGTGAATTGAGCACGGAAGAGGCGACCGAATTGGTCCGGAACCGGAAGGTGGGTCCGTTGGAAGGGTTCCGCAGCAAGACCGGACGGCCTTTTTCCGCCGTGCTGGTGTTAAACGATGAAAACAAACCGGAGTTCGCCTTCGACGGAAACGGCCGCGCGGAAAGCGTGACCGTAGATCCGAAGGTTCACCTGGTAATCGGCAAATGCCAGATGTGCGCGGACGGTGAGGTGTGCGACGTCGGAACCGGTTACGTCTGCTCGAACGTGCCTTCGAAGAAATGCACGTTCAAGATGAGCAAGACCATCCTGCAACGCGAGATCCCGCCCGATCAGATGCGCAAGATGCTCGTGCAAGGAAAGAGCGACGTCGTCAAGGGCTTTATTTCCAAGAAGGGCCGCCCGTTTGATGCCGCGCTGCGCCTGGAAAAGGGCCGGATCGCGTGGGAATTCGCCAAGCGCCCGGCGCGTAAAGCCAAAAAGCCGGCACCGGCGCATTGA
- a CDS encoding helix-turn-helix domain-containing protein has product MARPRGDLDPHGQAAQVLQRLKREPAGWQRERLLAVKLGLEGQLTLEEIATHLGRARSCIQRWLERFRADGLDGLLHRPEGGKGPASALSPELARALNQKVEARELRRAADAQRWLREEGGLSVKLATVYKYLKNSRRAAEGPAPVPRKKGPRGGRKRRAGLRGVPARRDG; this is encoded by the coding sequence ATGGCAAGACCACGAGGCGACCTCGATCCTCACGGCCAAGCCGCCCAGGTGCTCCAACGGCTCAAACGTGAACCGGCCGGCTGGCAGCGCGAGCGGCTCCTGGCCGTCAAACTCGGCCTGGAAGGCCAGTTAACTCTGGAAGAAATCGCCACCCACTTAGGCCGGGCCCGCTCTTGCATTCAGCGCTGGTTAGAGCGCTTTCGGGCCGACGGTCTTGACGGGCTGCTGCATCGGCCTGAAGGCGGCAAGGGGCCGGCTTCGGCGCTCTCGCCCGAGTTGGCCCGGGCGTTGAACCAAAAGGTCGAGGCGCGTGAGTTGCGCCGGGCCGCCGACGCCCAGCGCTGGCTGCGGGAAGAAGGTGGCCTCTCCGTCAAGCTGGCGACCGTCTACAAGTACCTGAAAAACAGCCGGCGCGCGGCTGAAGGTCCCGCGCCCGTGCCACGAAAAAAAGGACCGCGGGGCGGCCGAAAGCGACGGGCAGGCCTGCGTGGAGTTCCTGCACGGCGCGACGGTTGA
- the trpD gene encoding anthranilate phosphoribosyltransferase has translation MSTPDSMQHSPLEGLTERLIADLDLTREEIRVAARELADETVSEEDKAVFLVALKTKGETGEELGYFAEAFTSLAIRPRFPLGDQPTMDLCGTGGDRLEMINVSTIASFIVAAAGVVVLKHGNRAITSKSGGTDLLEQLGIPANCPIHVVERCVQEAGLGFLFAPLYHPAFRIVAPIRRKLAEQGHATIFNLLGPLLNPARPQYQLVGVFAPTVLEKYAVALSRLGRRRAWVVHGHVPAGSGMDEISTLGETLVYEVKGEAATPFSLFPDQFGLSPVSLHELRAGGPVASAQAALQILGRQDRGPRRDLVLLNAGAALTVAGLTPRVEDGLRRAAELVDSGAALERLHTVQRFYREEIG, from the coding sequence ATGTCGACGCCCGATTCCATGCAGCATTCTCCGTTGGAGGGGCTTACCGAACGGTTGATCGCGGACCTGGACCTCACTCGCGAGGAAATCCGGGTGGCGGCACGCGAGCTCGCGGATGAGACGGTCTCGGAAGAGGATAAAGCGGTCTTTTTGGTGGCGCTCAAGACCAAAGGGGAGACCGGCGAAGAATTAGGGTATTTCGCGGAGGCCTTTACCTCGCTGGCGATCCGGCCAAGGTTCCCGCTGGGTGATCAGCCGACCATGGATCTGTGCGGAACCGGGGGCGACCGTCTTGAAATGATTAATGTGTCGACGATCGCCAGCTTCATCGTGGCTGCGGCCGGGGTGGTGGTCTTGAAACATGGGAACCGGGCCATCACTTCAAAATCGGGCGGCACCGACCTGCTGGAACAGTTAGGCATCCCGGCCAATTGCCCGATTCACGTCGTCGAACGCTGCGTGCAGGAGGCTGGACTCGGCTTTCTTTTTGCGCCGCTTTACCATCCGGCCTTCCGGATTGTCGCCCCGATTCGGCGGAAGCTTGCCGAGCAAGGGCACGCCACCATTTTCAATCTGCTCGGGCCGCTGCTCAATCCCGCGCGTCCGCAATACCAATTGGTAGGGGTATTTGCGCCCACGGTCCTGGAAAAATACGCGGTGGCGCTTTCCCGCCTGGGACGGCGCCGGGCGTGGGTCGTCCATGGCCATGTGCCGGCCGGTTCCGGGATGGATGAGATTTCCACCCTGGGTGAAACGCTCGTTTACGAAGTGAAGGGCGAAGCCGCAACGCCGTTCAGCCTGTTTCCGGATCAATTCGGGTTGTCTCCGGTAAGCCTGCACGAACTTCGGGCAGGGGGGCCGGTCGCGAGCGCCCAGGCAGCGCTGCAGATTCTCGGCAGGCAGGACCGGGGACCGCGGCGGGATCTCGTCCTGCTCAATGCGGGCGCCGCGCTGACGGTCGCGGGCCTCACGCCGCGCGTGGAGGACGGGTTGCGCCGGGCGGCTGAACTGGTCGACTCAGGCGCGGCGCTGGAACGGTTGCACACCGTCCAGCGATTTTATCGGGAGGAAATCGGCTGA
- a CDS encoding SPFH domain-containing protein → MPFGRFFHQELIRELRMDWSRPDLISVRYPFRDRKIAPGAVLHVRPEQIAQSVYRGEYGDQFGPGQHVLAKETLPILNRLSIWPYGAGQPFQFDLYFLNTGLISNVPFRTYQAIFWGNVVHERVPIRFAGDFDAQIVHPRRFLTEVAGADQAFSVDEFSDSVRLRIVNLIIKSARDARLGLDRWHREVANLGALLLPEVTEAARNEYGFDVPRLRLTELTMPPEIEIKLSAAGS, encoded by the coding sequence ATGCCCTTCGGCCGTTTCTTTCATCAGGAGTTGATCCGGGAACTGCGGATGGATTGGTCCCGCCCGGACCTGATCTCGGTCCGCTACCCTTTCAGAGACCGGAAGATTGCTCCGGGAGCGGTTTTACACGTTCGCCCGGAGCAAATTGCCCAGTCGGTCTACCGTGGAGAATACGGGGACCAGTTTGGCCCCGGGCAGCACGTCCTCGCCAAGGAAACGCTGCCGATCCTCAACCGGCTGAGTATCTGGCCTTACGGTGCCGGGCAGCCGTTTCAATTTGATCTTTATTTTCTGAACACGGGTTTGATCTCGAATGTGCCGTTCCGGACCTATCAAGCCATCTTTTGGGGTAACGTCGTCCACGAACGGGTGCCGATCCGGTTTGCGGGTGATTTTGACGCACAGATTGTGCACCCGCGCCGTTTTCTGACCGAGGTCGCCGGCGCCGACCAGGCATTCTCGGTGGACGAGTTCAGTGATTCGGTCCGGTTGCGCATCGTTAACCTGATCATTAAATCGGCGCGCGACGCCCGGCTCGGCCTGGACCGATGGCACCGCGAGGTGGCGAACCTCGGCGCGCTTCTCCTGCCTGAGGTCACCGAAGCGGCGCGAAATGAGTATGGGTTTGACGTGCCCAGGTTGCGTCTGACGGAGCTGACGATGCCGCCCGAAATCGAAATCAAGCTCTCGGCGGCCGGTTCCTGA
- a CDS encoding NAD-dependent epimerase/dehydratase family protein produces MARAPILRDAAPNSELRTPNSELHSAPDTRHSQHALVIGPGFVGGLLARRLGELGFRVTALTKSVESAARLAATEPFLTCAADISRPEAFAGLPEHSYSIVFHCASSGRGGAPEYRAVFLEGTRNILQCLSCGHLVFCSSTSVYGQQDGLTVDEAAPAEPERETGRILLEAERLVLSHGGTVARLAGLYGPGRCIPLDKLFDGTAVLEGAGERLLNNLHQVDAAGALIYLAQRAAGGLYNVVDNEPVRQREWFAWVCARLNRPLPPFGPRDFNRKRAWTNKAVSNGKLRAAGWQPVYPSFREGLAELIASAGCRVEFGARRL; encoded by the coding sequence TTGGCACGCGCACCCATCCTCCGGGATGCCGCTCCGAACTCCGAACTCCGAACCCCGAACTCCGAGCTCCATTCGGCGCCCGATACCCGACACTCACAGCACGCCTTGGTCATCGGTCCGGGATTTGTGGGCGGGCTGCTGGCGAGGCGCCTCGGCGAACTTGGGTTTCGGGTAACGGCCCTTACGAAATCGGTCGAAAGCGCCGCGCGGCTCGCTGCGACCGAACCCTTCCTTACCTGCGCCGCCGACATCAGCCGGCCGGAAGCATTCGCCGGTTTGCCGGAGCATTCCTACTCAATTGTGTTTCATTGCGCCAGTTCCGGCCGGGGCGGCGCCCCGGAATACCGGGCGGTATTCTTAGAAGGAACCAGAAACATCCTGCAATGCTTAAGCTGCGGGCATCTGGTGTTTTGCAGTTCGACCTCGGTTTACGGTCAGCAGGACGGTTTAACTGTGGATGAAGCCGCCCCGGCTGAGCCCGAACGTGAAACCGGCCGGATCTTGCTGGAAGCCGAGCGGCTCGTGCTGTCGCACGGAGGCACGGTGGCCCGCCTGGCCGGGCTGTACGGGCCGGGCCGTTGCATTCCACTGGACAAACTGTTCGACGGCACCGCCGTACTTGAGGGCGCTGGTGAACGCCTATTGAACAATCTGCATCAGGTTGACGCGGCAGGCGCACTCATTTACCTGGCGCAACGGGCCGCAGGCGGACTCTATAACGTTGTCGACAATGAGCCGGTGCGCCAACGGGAGTGGTTTGCGTGGGTCTGTGCCAGGCTTAACCGGCCACTGCCGCCCTTCGGGCCACGCGACTTCAACCGTAAACGCGCGTGGACCAATAAAGCCGTCAGTAACGGCAAGCTCCGGGCAGCGGGTTGGCAGCCGGTGTATCCGTCCTTTCGGGAAGGGTTGGCCGAGTTGATTGCGAGTGCCGGGTGCCGGGTAGAGTTTGGAGCTCGGCGTTTGTAG
- a CDS encoding glutamate-5-semialdehyde dehydrogenase, which yields MVTQIYHDLDQIGFRARQASRLLARVTAEQKTAALLAMADALEQSVPQILDANGQDLQAAQLAGLGPAAVDRLRLNEKRLHVMANSVRDIADLHDPVGETIRQWERPNGLQISKVRVPIGVVGFIYESRPNVTSDAAALCLKTGNAIILRGGSEAIHSNVAIARALREGCGQAGLPVDSLQLVSITDRAAVQAMAEMDRYIDLIIPRGGRSLIETVTSLARMPVIKHYDGICHVYVDRAANLAMAERIIVNAKAQRPGVCNAAETLLVHEAIAAAFLPSCAEALAAKGVELRGDERTRQILGENVTPATEDDWRTEYLDLILSVRVVPDIAAAIEHIERFGSHHTDTVVTEDPEAADKFLREVDSSVVLWNASTRFNDGGEFGFGAEVGISTNRVHARGPMGLEELTIYKYIVRGSGQIRS from the coding sequence ATGGTCACTCAAATTTACCACGACTTAGACCAGATCGGATTCAGGGCTCGCCAGGCATCCCGCCTGTTGGCGCGGGTGACGGCGGAACAGAAAACCGCCGCTTTGCTCGCCATGGCTGACGCACTTGAGCAGTCGGTGCCCCAAATCCTGGATGCAAACGGCCAGGACCTGCAGGCTGCCCAGCTTGCCGGGCTGGGGCCGGCCGCCGTCGACCGCCTGCGTTTGAATGAGAAGCGGCTTCACGTCATGGCGAACAGCGTGCGTGACATCGCCGATTTGCACGATCCGGTAGGCGAAACCATCCGGCAATGGGAACGCCCGAACGGCCTGCAGATCAGTAAAGTGCGCGTGCCGATCGGCGTCGTCGGCTTCATCTATGAATCGCGGCCGAACGTCACCAGCGATGCGGCCGCGCTTTGCCTGAAGACGGGCAACGCCATTATCCTGCGCGGCGGCTCTGAGGCCATCCACTCCAACGTGGCGATTGCCCGGGCGCTGCGGGAAGGCTGCGGCCAGGCGGGTTTGCCGGTCGACAGCCTTCAACTGGTGTCCATCACCGATCGCGCCGCGGTGCAGGCAATGGCTGAGATGGACCGGTACATCGACCTGATCATCCCGCGCGGAGGCCGTTCCCTGATCGAGACGGTCACGTCCCTGGCCCGCATGCCCGTGATCAAACACTATGACGGGATCTGCCACGTGTACGTCGATCGCGCCGCCAACCTCGCCATGGCCGAGCGGATCATCGTAAACGCCAAGGCCCAACGCCCCGGGGTTTGCAACGCCGCGGAAACGTTGCTGGTCCACGAAGCGATCGCCGCCGCCTTTCTGCCATCCTGCGCGGAAGCGCTTGCCGCCAAGGGCGTTGAGTTGCGCGGGGATGAGCGGACCCGGCAGATCCTGGGAGAAAACGTCACGCCGGCCACTGAAGACGATTGGCGAACCGAATACCTCGATCTGATTCTCTCCGTGCGCGTGGTGCCGGACATTGCCGCAGCGATCGAACACATCGAGCGCTTTGGTTCTCATCACACCGACACCGTGGTGACGGAGGACCCGGAAGCCGCGGACAAGTTTCTTCGCGAAGTGGATTCTTCGGTCGTCCTCTGGAATGCATCAACCCGCTTCAACGACGGCGGCGAATTCGGGTTCGGGGCGGAGGTCGGCATCAGTACCAACCGGGTACACGCCCGCGGTCCGATGGGTCTGGAAGAGTTAACGATCTACAAGTACATCGTGCGCGGTTCCGGCCAGATCCGCTCATAA
- the proB gene encoding glutamate 5-kinase: protein MSDKRKRVVIKFGTGILTAPASNTLATAQFERLTTEVAELIIEGNECILVSSGAVGAGLMLLGLPERPKDLSSIQACAAVGQSRLMLLYETLFARHQLRVAQLLLTHQDLDSRTRYRNARNTLERLLRFRSVVPIINENDSVAVEELRFGDNDRLSAEVAVLCRADLLILLTSVEGLLDREGHCLTEVRDVDSVSNLATRDTGVYSSGGMVTKLQAVKLAVHAGIPSVIASGFRPGALSDIVDGKPVGTKFTP, encoded by the coding sequence ATGTCTGATAAGCGCAAACGGGTGGTGATCAAGTTCGGTACCGGTATTCTCACGGCACCGGCCAGCAATACGCTTGCCACAGCGCAATTTGAACGTTTGACGACCGAAGTTGCGGAACTCATCATCGAAGGTAACGAGTGCATCCTGGTGAGCAGCGGAGCGGTCGGCGCCGGGCTCATGCTGCTGGGTTTGCCCGAAAGGCCCAAGGACCTGAGTTCCATCCAGGCGTGCGCCGCGGTGGGCCAATCCCGGTTGATGCTCCTTTACGAGACGCTTTTTGCACGGCACCAGCTGCGGGTCGCGCAGCTGCTCCTTACGCATCAGGACCTGGACAGTCGTACGCGCTACCGGAACGCCCGCAACACCCTCGAACGGCTGCTGCGGTTCCGCTCGGTGGTGCCCATCATTAATGAGAACGACTCGGTTGCGGTGGAGGAACTGCGGTTCGGCGACAATGACCGGCTTTCTGCGGAAGTGGCGGTGCTTTGCCGGGCGGACCTGCTCATCCTGCTCACCAGCGTGGAAGGGTTGCTCGACCGGGAGGGCCATTGCCTTACTGAGGTGCGCGACGTCGACAGCGTCAGCAACCTTGCTACCCGCGATACCGGTGTTTATTCCAGCGGGGGCATGGTCACGAAGCTGCAGGCGGTCAAACTCGCGGTGCACGCCGGGATCCCAAGCGTGATTGCCAGCGGGTTCCGCCCAGGGGCGCTCAGTGATATCGTGGACGGAAAACCGGTAGGAACTAAATTCACCCCGTAA
- a CDS encoding acyl--CoA ligase: protein MNIFSLIRKQAESQPDQIAYHNFTDPAGPLTYRELVANAEVFARQLRAEGVRSGERHGLYLDEGSGFLVTALGLLAAGVCMVPMGTFLPGKEVDYIAGAAGLHALHAARKAGFRNAHVPAIDDRRDEDFRAAFPAYIRFTSGTTGQRKGVLLSHQTIFDRLAAADQILRITPRDRVWFQLPMADHFVVSVLLYLSRGATILTTAPQADETWRMLAKTHAPTLIYGSPAFYRDLNASTVSALPEVRLAISTTSLLPQKVQHGFQSRFGRSLNVALGIIEAGLLTLDQTHDRPGSVGKVMPAYQVTIVGADGRPVPAGELGELHVAGPGLLDGYLNPWRPRRCLLREHGFPTGDFARLDPERNLYLAGRGRSRVTIDGLVFFCEEVEAILDALPGIVESRVYVDKTSGKLGAQLVVETAAAGLRQVEPSLFPDPRMAPVLFTVVNSLPRTTNGKVSRAE from the coding sequence GTGAATATTTTCTCCCTTATCCGTAAACAAGCGGAGTCACAACCTGACCAGATCGCTTACCATAATTTCACTGACCCGGCCGGTCCGCTGACCTATCGAGAACTCGTGGCAAACGCTGAGGTTTTCGCTCGGCAGCTTCGCGCCGAGGGTGTGCGCTCCGGCGAACGGCATGGACTGTACCTGGACGAGGGTTCGGGTTTTCTGGTAACTGCCCTCGGCCTGCTCGCGGCCGGTGTTTGCATGGTACCCATGGGCACCTTTCTTCCCGGCAAAGAGGTCGATTACATCGCGGGGGCAGCCGGGCTGCATGCACTCCACGCAGCCCGCAAGGCAGGCTTTCGGAACGCGCACGTGCCTGCCATCGACGACCGTCGCGACGAGGATTTTCGAGCCGCGTTCCCCGCTTATATCCGGTTCACCTCCGGGACGACAGGCCAGCGCAAAGGCGTGCTGCTCAGCCACCAGACCATCTTCGATCGCCTCGCGGCAGCCGATCAGATCCTCCGGATCACCCCGCGTGACCGGGTCTGGTTTCAACTTCCAATGGCGGACCATTTTGTCGTTTCAGTCCTGCTTTACCTTTCGCGGGGCGCCACCATCCTGACGACGGCCCCGCAAGCCGATGAAACCTGGCGGATGCTGGCTAAGACGCATGCCCCAACCCTGATCTACGGATCCCCGGCATTTTACCGGGATCTGAACGCGTCAACGGTTTCCGCCCTGCCCGAAGTACGCCTGGCGATTTCAACCACCTCACTGCTGCCTCAAAAGGTGCAGCACGGTTTCCAGAGCCGCTTTGGCCGTTCATTGAATGTGGCGCTCGGCATCATCGAAGCGGGTTTGCTGACGCTGGATCAAACGCACGACAGGCCCGGTTCGGTCGGAAAGGTCATGCCTGCTTACCAAGTGACGATCGTGGGAGCTGATGGCCGGCCTGTTCCCGCCGGCGAACTGGGCGAACTGCACGTCGCCGGCCCGGGCCTGCTCGATGGCTACCTCAACCCCTGGCGGCCCCGCCGCTGCCTGTTGCGCGAACACGGTTTTCCGACCGGAGACTTCGCCCGGCTCGATCCCGAACGCAACCTGTACCTTGCCGGACGAGGGCGCAGCCGGGTGACAATTGATGGCCTCGTTTTTTTCTGTGAAGAAGTGGAAGCGATTCTGGACGCGCTGCCGGGGATCGTGGAAAGCCGTGTTTACGTCGATAAAACCTCCGGCAAACTGGGTGCACAGCTGGTCGTTGAAACCGCTGCAGCCGGCTTGCGGCAGGTTGAACCCTCGCTGTTTCCCGATCCGCGCATGGCGCCGGTCCTTTTTACCGTGGTAAATTCGTTACCACGCACGACGAACGGTAAGGTGTCGCGAGCGGAATAA
- a CDS encoding DUF2029 domain-containing protein — MTWETSAGAVALKRPFRSRWLWAGIIVWVVAFAAVVMRVAIVGSRNDLFPTYQQAGLAWLHGQPLYQTHQGFIYTPPVAALFALLAWVPPNLGAALWRFLNLIAFLAAALWWFRRNTPNANADRQGLFLLLLFPVSLGNLNNGQVNPLMIALLISAVLLAEARRWTLSALCVTVATYFKIYPLAIGLLLAVIYPKEFSWRLLLALAGAGLLSLALQHPNYVIDQYQRWFESRRTDPRRYNIDMAPRDLWMLARALHVSLTETLYALTQASTAAALALVCGWGRLHHWPEERLQHAALLLGCCWMLLLGPSTESATYVLLAPLLVYALFTAVRHPIGTRILLSASYGILLLGLALNSFLHLKKNVYLKSVQPFGALLFLVYACAWIFSPRWWKMPQVKSGG; from the coding sequence ATGACCTGGGAGACTTCCGCCGGCGCCGTTGCGTTAAAACGTCCTTTTCGTTCTCGCTGGCTTTGGGCCGGGATCATCGTTTGGGTGGTGGCCTTTGCCGCCGTGGTGATGCGCGTCGCAATCGTAGGCAGCCGGAATGACCTGTTTCCAACCTATCAACAGGCCGGACTGGCCTGGCTGCACGGCCAGCCCTTGTATCAAACCCATCAAGGGTTCATTTACACACCGCCCGTCGCTGCCCTTTTCGCGCTCCTGGCGTGGGTTCCGCCAAATCTAGGCGCGGCCCTCTGGCGTTTTCTTAACCTCATCGCATTCCTCGCCGCCGCCCTTTGGTGGTTTCGCCGGAATACACCGAACGCCAATGCCGACCGGCAGGGCCTCTTCCTTCTGCTCCTTTTTCCGGTCTCACTCGGCAACCTGAATAACGGCCAGGTTAACCCGCTGATGATCGCCCTGTTGATCAGTGCCGTGCTGCTGGCAGAGGCAAGGCGTTGGACCCTCTCGGCGCTCTGCGTTACCGTCGCGACCTATTTCAAAATCTACCCGCTGGCCATCGGGTTGCTGCTGGCCGTGATTTATCCCAAAGAATTCTCCTGGCGATTGCTGTTGGCTCTCGCCGGAGCGGGACTGCTGTCGCTCGCTCTGCAACACCCGAATTATGTGATCGATCAGTACCAGCGCTGGTTTGAGTCGCGACGGACGGACCCCCGCCGCTACAACATCGACATGGCGCCACGCGACCTTTGGATGCTGGCGCGCGCGTTGCACGTGTCCTTGACGGAGACCCTGTACGCTTTGACGCAGGCCTCGACCGCCGCCGCTCTGGCCCTGGTGTGCGGATGGGGACGCCTTCACCACTGGCCGGAAGAGCGTCTGCAGCACGCGGCGCTGCTGCTCGGCTGCTGTTGGATGCTGCTGCTGGGGCCCTCCACCGAATCGGCTACCTACGTTTTACTGGCGCCGCTCCTCGTTTACGCCCTCTTCACCGCCGTCCGGCACCCGATCGGAACGCGCATCCTGCTTTCGGCAAGTTACGGGATCCTGTTGTTGGGACTGGCTCTCAACAGCTTCCTGCATCTGAAAAAGAATGTTTACCTCAAATCGGTCCAACCGTTCGGGGCGCTCTTGTTTCTGGTTTATGCCTGCGCCTGGATCTTTTCGCCGCGCTGGTGGAAAATGCCACAAGTGAAGAGTGGCGGGTAA